One segment of Nothobranchius furzeri strain GRZ-AD chromosome 13, NfurGRZ-RIMD1, whole genome shotgun sequence DNA contains the following:
- the LOC107379886 gene encoding nucleotidyltransferase MB21D2: protein MAAPALSVRSGSAGSLGNSPTSAAGRLPPGGGGGSGGPELDFRSAARMEDLNRLIQEFSKHDQREYDDQRALEIHTAKDFIFSMLGMVQKLDQKLPVANEYLLLSGGVREGVVDMDLDELSVYARGTDYDMDFTLLVPALKLHDRNQPVTLDMRHSALGHSWLSLRLFDEGTINKWKDCCTIVDHISGTTNYFFSPTLVADWFYQSISLVLLEVQKKPQRGMPRVEKVERNGTIISVILGVGSSRMLYDIVPVVSFKGWPAVAQSWLMENHFWDGKITEEEVISGFYLVPACSYKGRKDNEWRLSFARSEVQLKKCISSSLMQAYQACKAIIIKLLSRPKAISPYHLRSIMLWACDRLPANYLSQDDFSAHFLLGLIDDLQHCLVNKMCPNYFIPQCNMLEHLSDETAMLHARKLSSVRSDPTEHLRTTIEHAKAANRLTVELQWRGSSNNLPSPQSDAGGDHQPDDRLAKKLQQLVTENPGKSISVFINPDDVTRPHFRIDDKFF, encoded by the exons ATGGCGGCCCCTGCCCTCTCCGTTCGGTCCGGTTCGGCGGGAAGCCTCGGGAACAGCCCCACCTCGGCCGCCGGGAGGCTTCCGCCCGGTGGCGGCGGCGGTAGCGGTGGGCCCGAGCTGGACTTCAGGTCGGCGGCCCGGATGGAGGACCTGAACCGTCTCATCCAGGAGTTTAGTAAACACGACCAGCGGGAATACGATGACCAGCGCGCCCTGGAGATCCACACGGCCAAGGACTTCATCTTCTCCATGCTGG GAATGGTTCAGAAGCTGGACCAGAAACTCCCAGTGGCcaatgagtatctcctcctttcggGTGGTGTTCGGGAAGGGGTGGTGGACATGGATCTAGACGAACTGAGCGTCTACGCTCGTGGCACAGATTATGACATGGACTTCACCCTGTTGGTCCCAGCCCTTAAACTCCATGATCGTAACCAGCCGGTGACCCTGGACATGAGGCACTCGGCGCTGGGCCACTCCTGGCTCAGCCTCCGACTCTTTGATGAAGGAACCATCAACAAATGGAAAGACTGTTGCACCATTGTcgaccacatcagcgggaccaccaACTACTTCTTTTCTCCCACGCTAGTGGCGGACTGGTTCTACCAGTCCATCTCACTGGTGCTGCTGGAGGTGCAGAAGAAGCCGCAGAGAGGAATGCCAAGAGTGGAGAAGGTGGAGCGGAACGGGACCATCATCTCTGTCATCCTGGGCGTTGGCAGCAGTCGGATGCTCTACGACATTGTCCCTGTGGTGTCGTTTAAAGGTTGGCCAGCCGTGGCTCAGAGCTGGTTGATGGAGAACCATTTCTGGGACGGAAAGATCACGGAGGAGGAGGTGATAAGCGGATTCTATCTCGTCCCTGCCTGTTCCTACAAAGGCCGGAAGGATAACGAATGGCGCCTGTCTTTTGCCCGCAGTGAGGTGCAGCTGAAGAAATGCATCTCATCCAGCCTCATGCAGGCATACCAGGCTTGTAAGGCCATCATCATCAAGCTGCTGTCCCGGCCCAAAGCCATCAGCCCGTACCACCtccgcagcatcatgctgtgggcctgCGACCGCCTCCCCGCCAACTACCTATCACAGGACGACTTCTCCGCTCACTTCCTGCTGGGCCTGATAGACGACTTGCAGCATTGCCTCGTAAACAAGATGTGTCCCAACTACTTCATTCCTCAGTGCAACATGCTGGAGCACCTGTCGGACGAGACCGCCATGCTGCACGCCCGCAAACTGTCCTCCGTGCGGTCCGACCCGACCGAGCACCTCCGCACCACCATCGAGCACGCCAAGGCTGCCAACAGGCTGACGGTGGAACTGCAATGGCGAGGCAGCTCCAACAACCTGCCGTCCCCGCAGTCCGACGCCGGCGGAGACCACCAGCCGGATGACCGGCTGGCCAAGAAGCTTCAGCAGCTTGTCACGGAGAATCCCGGGAAGTCCATCTCGGTCTTCATCAACCCGGACGACGTCACGCGGCCGCACTTCCGCATCGATGACAAGTTCTTCTGA
- the LOC107379889 gene encoding claudin-19: protein MAVVLQVGGLVLGLVSWCLQSSCTSSHTWKVKSQAETVTTSSWQFEGLWMSCAATSMGSVQCSRFKTFLGLPAHLQVCRGLMIASLLLGLASIVVSVLGLKCTKIGGASEQVKGQMVLSGGIMFILSGVFTLSAVSWFAAGVIQDFYNPLYAGVRFELGSGLYLGWASSCLALLGGSLLCCSCRRTPSTPPAWQFSYRSHASRGQSIYKAAAALDGSSSSRAYV from the exons ATGGCGGTTGTCCTCCAGGTCGGGGGTCTGGTTCTGGGCCTGGTCTCCTGGTGCCTCCAGTCCAGCTGCACTTCCTCGCATACGTGGAAGGTGAAGAGTCAGGCAGAAACAGTCACCACCAGTTCGTGGCAGTTCGAGGGCCTGTGGATGAGCTGCGCCGCTACCTCCATGGGGTCTGTCCAGTGCAGCAGGTTCAAGACGTTCCTGGGACTTCCAG CTCACCTGCAGGTCTGCAGAGGTCTGATGATCGCATCGCTCCTGCTGGGTCTGGCCTCCATCGTGGTCTCAGTGCTCGGACTCAAGTGCACGAAGATCGGAGGAGCATCCgagcaggtcaaaggtcagatggtCCTGAGCGGAGGAATCATGTTCATCCTGTCAG GTGTCTTCACGCTGTCCGCTGTCTCGTGGTTCGCTGCCGGAGTCATCCAGGACTTCTACAACCCACTCTATGCTGGAGTtcg GTTTGAGCTTGGTTCTGGTCTATATCTGGGCTGGGCCTCCTCCTGCCTGGCTCTCCTTGGAGGATCTCTGCTCTGCTGCTCCTGCAGGAGGACCCCCTCCACCCCCCCTGCTTG GCAGTTTTCGTATCGCTCCCACGCGAGTCGAGGACAGAGCATCTACAAGGCGGCTGCGGCGCTGGACGGCAGTAGCAGCTCCAGAGCTTACGTCTGA
- the parlb gene encoding presenilin-associated rhomboid-like protein, mitochondrial isoform X2, with protein sequence MAWRSCSMLRLIGEDTLWSSVRGGRWPHSFQQKCGFRKAAKKPDSKKMEDCGPAHTESVEAAVQRRTSIPNCDRQPPPDSQPAFGQLIRPFLFTVGFTGCSFGSAAIWQYESLKSRVQSYFNEIRADWLEKVRPQKRGDIRKEINLWWNSLSEGQKTVTGIIAANAVVFCCWRVPPLQRFMLRYFTSNPASKTRCLPMLLSTFSHVSLFHLAANMYVLWSFSSSAVSMLGREQFMAVYLSAGVVSTFVSYVCKMSMGRFGPSLGASGAIMTVLAAVCAKIPEAKLAIIFLPMFTFTAANALKAIVAMDTAGLLLGWRFFDHAAHLGGAMFGIWYVWFGHELIWMNREPFVKVWHDLRTRGGGNRGGSV encoded by the exons ATGGCCTGGAGGAGCTGTTCCATGCTCCGACTGATCGGAGAGGACACGCTATGGAGCTCCGTGAGAGGTGGCAG GTGGCCTCACAGCTTTCAGCAGAAATGTGGTTTCAGAAAAGCTGCTAAAAAACCAGACTCTAAAAAGATGGAGGATTGTGGCCCCGCCCACACAGAGTCTGTTGAGGCCGCTGTCCAGCGCCGGACCTCCATCCCTAACTGTGACCGACAGCCTCCCCCCGACTCCCAGCCAGCCTTCGGCCAGCTAATCAGACCTTTCCTTTTCACCGTGGGG TTTACAGGGTGCTCCTTTGGCTCGGCAGCCATCTGGCAGTACGAGTCGCTCAAGTCTCGAGTCCAGAGCTACTTTAATGAGATCCGAGCCGATTGGCTGGAGAAAGTGAGACCTCAGAAACGAGGGGACATCCGTAAAGAG ATAAACCTATGGTGGAACAGCTTGTCAGAGGGCCAGAAAACGGTGACAG GAATCATTGCTGCTAACgccgtggtgttctgctgctggagGGTTCCTCCTCTGCAACGCTTCATGCTCCGGTACTTCACCTCCAACCCCGCCTCCA AGACTCGCTGCTTGCCGATGCTCCTTTCCACCTTCAGCCACGTTTCTCTCTTCCACCTGGCTGCTAACATGTACGTCCTGTGGAGCTTCTCCAGCAGCGCTGTCTCCATGTTGGGGCGAGAGCAGTTCATGGCCGTCTACCTGTCTGCAG GTGTGGTTTCTACGTTTGTCAGCTATGTTTGTAAGATGTCCATGGGGAGGTTTGGCCCTTCACTGGGAGCG TCGGGAGCCATCATGACCGTCCTTGCTGCCGTTTGCGCCAAAATCCCCGAAGCTAAGCTAGCCATCATCTTCCTGCCGATGTTCACCTTCACTGCTGCTAAC GCTCTGAAGGCCATCGTTGCCATGGATACTGCAGGTTTGCTGCTGGGATGGAGGTTTTTTGACCACGCTGCTCATTTAGGAGGAGCCATGTTTGGAAT CTGGTACGTTTGGTTCGGTCACGAGCTTATCTGGATGAACCGGGAACCTTTTGTCAAAGTTTGGCACGACTTGAGGACTCGAGGAGGCGGGAACCGTGGAGGCTCCGTGTAG
- the parlb gene encoding presenilin-associated rhomboid-like protein, mitochondrial isoform X1 encodes MAWRSCSMLRLIGEDTLWSSVRGGSRWPHSFQQKCGFRKAAKKPDSKKMEDCGPAHTESVEAAVQRRTSIPNCDRQPPPDSQPAFGQLIRPFLFTVGFTGCSFGSAAIWQYESLKSRVQSYFNEIRADWLEKVRPQKRGDIRKEINLWWNSLSEGQKTVTGIIAANAVVFCCWRVPPLQRFMLRYFTSNPASKTRCLPMLLSTFSHVSLFHLAANMYVLWSFSSSAVSMLGREQFMAVYLSAGVVSTFVSYVCKMSMGRFGPSLGASGAIMTVLAAVCAKIPEAKLAIIFLPMFTFTAANALKAIVAMDTAGLLLGWRFFDHAAHLGGAMFGIWYVWFGHELIWMNREPFVKVWHDLRTRGGGNRGGSV; translated from the exons ATGGCCTGGAGGAGCTGTTCCATGCTCCGACTGATCGGAGAGGACACGCTATGGAGCTCCGTGAGAGGTGGCAG CAGGTGGCCTCACAGCTTTCAGCAGAAATGTGGTTTCAGAAAAGCTGCTAAAAAACCAGACTCTAAAAAGATGGAGGATTGTGGCCCCGCCCACACAGAGTCTGTTGAGGCCGCTGTCCAGCGCCGGACCTCCATCCCTAACTGTGACCGACAGCCTCCCCCCGACTCCCAGCCAGCCTTCGGCCAGCTAATCAGACCTTTCCTTTTCACCGTGGGG TTTACAGGGTGCTCCTTTGGCTCGGCAGCCATCTGGCAGTACGAGTCGCTCAAGTCTCGAGTCCAGAGCTACTTTAATGAGATCCGAGCCGATTGGCTGGAGAAAGTGAGACCTCAGAAACGAGGGGACATCCGTAAAGAG ATAAACCTATGGTGGAACAGCTTGTCAGAGGGCCAGAAAACGGTGACAG GAATCATTGCTGCTAACgccgtggtgttctgctgctggagGGTTCCTCCTCTGCAACGCTTCATGCTCCGGTACTTCACCTCCAACCCCGCCTCCA AGACTCGCTGCTTGCCGATGCTCCTTTCCACCTTCAGCCACGTTTCTCTCTTCCACCTGGCTGCTAACATGTACGTCCTGTGGAGCTTCTCCAGCAGCGCTGTCTCCATGTTGGGGCGAGAGCAGTTCATGGCCGTCTACCTGTCTGCAG GTGTGGTTTCTACGTTTGTCAGCTATGTTTGTAAGATGTCCATGGGGAGGTTTGGCCCTTCACTGGGAGCG TCGGGAGCCATCATGACCGTCCTTGCTGCCGTTTGCGCCAAAATCCCCGAAGCTAAGCTAGCCATCATCTTCCTGCCGATGTTCACCTTCACTGCTGCTAAC GCTCTGAAGGCCATCGTTGCCATGGATACTGCAGGTTTGCTGCTGGGATGGAGGTTTTTTGACCACGCTGCTCATTTAGGAGGAGCCATGTTTGGAAT CTGGTACGTTTGGTTCGGTCACGAGCTTATCTGGATGAACCGGGAACCTTTTGTCAAAGTTTGGCACGACTTGAGGACTCGAGGAGGCGGGAACCGTGGAGGCTCCGTGTAG